The window CGGCTACACTACGTCGGTCAGACCTTTGCCCCACCCCTGACCAGGTTGTTTGCTGGGTTCGAGATGCAAAACAATTCTTGCAATCACGATAACTTTTGCTAAGGTATCAATGATTTAAGTGTTGCCCTTTAAACCTTGGGTACGGCTGCAGACTTACATTCGGAGGGCTGGATTCGATATTTGACCAAGTCAGCTAACTCTTGTAACTGGTTGATGGCTTCAGCCCCTTCCAACTTCATGAGTTCGCGATCATCCCGCATTTCAGTCCACGTAATCCCGTAGTCAGAGACGAGAAACCGGATCAGGTGACTATCCCCTAAGCTGACCATAAACGAAGCACTGTTCATCTGACCGCCACAGGTATAGCAAGAAGCCAGATACCCTCTGCCTTCTAAAACGATGGCTAATGCCTGCAGATTCATTACTAGGTCTTGTACAAACCGTCTATGCTGTTCTGCCAGTCGGATAAACATGGCCAGTCTCCGTTACTCTGAGATCTCATTTTAGCTGTGTTTCTTCACATTGTCTTAAGAAAGTCAGCGCAGAATCCACGAGGCAGCGTTAAAACAGGTCCCCATCGGTCATCTTAGCCCGCGGTTCAGTCGTCTAGGAAGGACTAGACTTTGTCTTAACAAGCGCTCTTACCTTAACGCTGTCGTTTCTAGGACTCTGTATCAGGTCAGACAGTCATTGAGATGCAACCGCCTCTCTTCTAACGCATAAAAATTGAGACTGTCAAAAATTATTGTGAGACTTAACGAGGTGGCCTAAAGTAGCCACTCATGTCCCAATTTACGAGGCAGGATGGTTCTTTCAGGGTAGTATCGTTGAGGCGTTAAGAAATTTTGAGTCATGGTTGAGCGCCCTATTAAAAGATCGGAACGAGCTGCCCGTGGTGACAGTGAAGGCCAGCGAGATAATGAAGGACGTAGGGGCGATCGCCCAGAGCGTGGCGGCAAAGGTCGAAAAGGTGGCCGAGGCAAAGGACGTCGCGATCGTGAAGAAAAGAAACCCGCTACCCCACCTGCTTTGATGCGGGGGCCTAAGCCCAAACCAAAGGTGGAAGCACCGGAACCAGAGCCAGAGGTGACGGTAGAAGAGGTTACCCCAGATACCGCTGCTTCCGAGGAAACCCCAACCGAATCGCCTGAGACACCTGAATAGACAAAAAAATCCCCGGCCGAAATGGTCGGGGATTATTATCAGGGTGCATCTACCACTCCTTTGTTCTCTTCAACCTGATCTCGTTCCGGAAAGCTTTGGTTGGAAAACGCCTGTAAAAAGAAGACAACTCGTCTACGCCTGACTTTAGGCATGATGTAGCAAAAGGTGTGGTGTAGTAAATAAGCCGGTTGGAATGGCTGAGAAGAAAAATATTGCAAAAAAAAATCCTCGACCAAAATGGCCGGGGATTATTATCAGGGTGCATCTACCACTCCTTTGTTCTCTTCAACCTGGTCTCGTTCCGGAAAGCTTTGTTTGAAAATGCCTGTAAGAAGAAGACAACTCGTCTACACCTAACTTTAGGCATGATGTAGCAAAAGGTGTGGTGTAGTAAATGAGTCGGTTGGAATGGCTGAGAGGGCGAATATCGCAAAAAAAAAATCCTCGACCAAAATGGTCGGGGATTATTATCAGGGTGCATCTACCACTCCTTTGTTCTCTTCAACCTGGTCTCGTTCCGGAAAGCTTTGTTTGAAAACGCCTGTAAAAAGAAGCCAACCTGTCTACACGCTGATTTTAGAAGTGGTGTAGTAAATGAGTCGGTTGGAATGGCTGGGAGGGCGAATATCGCAA is drawn from Leptolyngbya sp. SIO1E4 and contains these coding sequences:
- a CDS encoding DUF1815 family protein; its protein translation is MFIRLAEQHRRFVQDLVMNLQALAIVLEGRGYLASCYTCGGQMNSASFMVSLGDSHLIRFLVSDYGITWTEMRDDRELMKLEGAEAINQLQELADLVKYRIQPSECKSAAVPKV